A section of the Primulina eburnea isolate SZY01 chromosome 1, ASM2296580v1, whole genome shotgun sequence genome encodes:
- the LOC140806377 gene encoding uncharacterized protein, giving the protein MLISRRRNLEFAVGAHIFVKVSPMKGVMTFGKKGKPSHRFIGPFEILERVGTLAYRVALPPNLAGVHNVFHILMLWKYMSNHSHVMNYKPLQLTSNLSFEERPTQILDRQGRRLQNKVIQMVNVKWLNHSEEEATQEIET; this is encoded by the coding sequence atgctgataagcAGGCGCAGAAATCTAGAGTTTGCAGTTGGTGCTCACATATTTGTGAAAGTttcacctatgaagggtgtaatgacatttggcaagaaaggaaaacccAGTCATAGATTCATAGGACCATTTGAGATTCTcgagagagttgggacactagcctacaGAGTTGCATTGCCGCCGAATCTGGCTGGtgttcataatgtgttccacataTTGATGTTgtggaagtacatgtcgaatcatTCGCATGTGATGAATTATAAGCCTCTGCAGTTGACGTCGAACCTGTCTTTCGAGGAAAGACCTACACAGATTCTGGATAGACAGGGAAGAAGACTCCAGAACAAAGTGATTCAAATGGTCAACGTCAAGTGGCTAaatcattcggaggaggaagctactCAGGAGATTGAGACGTAG